The Anas acuta chromosome 1, bAnaAcu1.1, whole genome shotgun sequence genome segment GCACAAGGAGGAGATCTTGACAGTTCATGCATGTCTGGGGAGGCTGCCCGTGTCTGAAGCAGATAATGAAACTTCCATCACCACAAAGAAGAAGAGAACCATCCCCCCATCAGTCGCACATAGCCAGTTTCAAGGGCCCAGCCTCACTGAGGGCACGGCACTCGCCTCCTCACTACCACCAGCAGTCAAGGCAGAACACGGAAACTACCACAGGGCAACGATCCTATTTCTCAGGAGGAGAAAGTAAGCCTTTTCCAAAGGCTCCATACATAATTCTGTTCAGTTCAGTGACTTCTGCACCAGTGAAGAACAACacttcacagaaagaaagaggggcAAGACCCCAAATACAAATATGTCCTGCGACTTCTGGTATGAGCACTTGTTCCTTTTCAGGCCCTTTCTTATCTCTGTCTCATGCTGTTGCTTTTGCACGAGACTCACCTTGGAAGTCTTCAGGAGATCTTTGAGGTATGCCACCTCTTCTTGCAGCTGGCCATTGGTCTTCTCCAGTTTTTCCTGAGAGCCACGCAGAGCAGACAGCTCTTCTTGCAGGTTGCAATATTGTGCTTCTAGCTGCCTGCGTTTTTCAGACATCATCTCCAGCTGCTGCGAAAGTTCTTTGAGCTGTGGAGAGCAAAGCACAAAGGGGTAGGGCGTCAAGATGGTGTTTGTCACCTTCTGACTTGGTATTGAAAGCAAAGGATTCCCCAAGTTTCCATCCTTCCTCGGTTCTTCTGCAGGGAGACAAGACTGGCCTGAAAGGTGCTAGGGACGCTCTTGCCCGAAATGCTCCTCTGCTCGTGGGACATCAAACACGCCTCTACCCAGACACCAGAAAGAATGtctattgtgtgtgtgttgggggaaGCGCTGCAGTGCAGAACGGAGTAGGCACGAGCAACCAATGCTCTTCCTGCCGTTACTCTGAAAGCTTTGGAAACAGTGCCTCAGGAGGCCACTttgacagagctgctggagctaGGCCTTTTCTCTCTAGGTCAGAGCTGATGTGTGGTTGCAAGGATACGGAGGTTATAGCAGATGTTCCATTAAGTCCCAAAGGTCAGCAGCGGTGCTGTCTTGCGCTCCTCCTCCAGAAATACACCCTTTTTTATACCTACTTAAAATACACTCGGGAGGTTCCTGCCTATTATAAATagatagaaacaaacaaacaaacaaacaacaacaagaaaaacagaaaccctcaggaaacaaacaaaaaataaaataaaaaaataatcttcattttACAGTGCCTACACACAATGCTATTTCCTCTCAAATAACAGCACTCTTCTAATGGCAGTGAAGCCACGAGAATGCTACGAGCCTTTGGACTAAGAATGGGCCACCACAAGGGCACTTGAGTCCTTCTACAGAACCTTCTAAAGCACACGTGTGCCTTAGCAGCACCTCTCAGTAACGAGGGGAAAGGTAGCTAAAGGGTTCCATGCAACTGAACAAGACACCCATGGCAGCTCAAAAGCACTTCTTGGTCCTCGACATCAGGGTGCCCATGGCTAGGGAAAGACGGGCTGAGACAGCAGCTGGTGAGCGGCAAGTTACAAAAACGTCACTGTCTCAACTCCTAAGACAGGGCTCCAGAAGTGATCTTGGGCAGAGCCAACTTCAGACAGGTGGAGTTGCACCTGCCAGAACTGAAAAGTGCCATGGCCTGTGAAGCCACTGAGCCCGCCAGCCTTGCTGTGACTCTCAGCTCGTCCTTCctccacagagcagcctgccctCAGAGTGCCCTCACAGATACTGCTCTGCACGTTCATTTTGACTCATAACGACAACTGCATCTGCGTTCACCTGCTACGTATGACAACAGAAGGAGCACCAAGGAGAGAACAGACAACTCACAATACAAGaagcagcatggaaaaaaacaacacaggcaTGAACattaacagacaaaaaaaaaaaaaaagacaaaatcctGCAGAATCCAGAGCTCATGTTTACCTATCACATAGCCAGTTTCAAGGGCTCAGCCTCACTAAGGGCAGGCCACTCTGCCTCCTCACTACCAGCAGTTGTCAAGGCAGAAGCCAGAAACTGCCCCAGGTCAACCGTTCATTTTAATCTGGACGACACCAGTTCTCAGCACTCCGTTTTTACCTCAGAGCTAGTACTAAGACATTTTGCCTCTGTAAGACAGTGCTCTGCTTGTAAGCCTTTTCCATAGGCTCCATACACAATTCACGGGGACTTCTGCACCAGTGGAGAACAACgcctcacagaaagaaagaggggcAAGACCCCAAATACAAATATGTCCTGCGACTTCTGGTATGAGCACTTGTTCCTTTTCAGGCCCTTTCTTATCTCTGTCTCATGCTGTTGCTTTTGCACGAGACTCACCTTGGAAGTCTTCAGGAGATCTTTGAGGTATGCCACCTCTTCTTGCAGCTGGCCATTGGTCTTCTCCAGTTTTTCCTGAGAGCCACGCAGAGCAGACAGCTCTTCTTGCAGGTCGCAATTTTGTGCTTCTAGCTGCCTGCGTTTTTCAGActccatctccagctgctgcgAAAGTTCTTTGAGCTGTGGAGAGCAAAGCACAAAGGGGTAGGGCGTCAAGATGGTGTTTGTCACCTTCTGACTTGGTATTGAAAGTAAAGGCAGGCTCGTCTTTTAACAGAACAGCTTTTAGATCACTGCTGGCAGGATTCCCCAAGTTTCCATCCTTCCTCGGTTCTTCTGCAGGGAGACGAGACTGGCCTGAAAGGTGCTAGGGACGCTCTTGCCCGAAATGCTCCTCTGCTCGTGGGACATCAAACACGCCTCTACCCAGACACCAGAAAGAACGcctattgtgtgtgtgttgggggaaGCGCTGCAGTGCAGAACGGAGTAGGCACGAGCAACCAATGCTCTTCCTGCCGTTACTCTGAAAGCTTTGGAAACAGTGCCTCAGGAGGCCACTttgacagagctgctggaggaaggccTTTTCTCTCTAGGTCAAAGCTGATGTGTGGTTGCAAGGATACGGAGGTTATAGCAGATGTTCCATTAAGTCCCAAAGGTCAGCAGCGGTGCTGTCTTGCGCTCCTCCTCCAGAAATACACCCTTTTTTATACCTACTTAAAATACACTCGGGAGGTTCCTGCCTATTATAAATagatagaaacaaacaaacaaacaaacaacaacaagaaaaacagaaaccctcaggaaacaaacaaaaaataaaataaaaaaataatcttcattttACAGTGCCTACACACAATGCTATTTCCTCTCAAATAACAGCACTCTTCTAATGGCAGTGAAGCCACGAGAATGCTACGAGCCTTTGGACTAAGAATGGGCCACCACAAGGGCACTTGAGTCCTTCTACAGAACCTTCTAAAGCACACGTGTGCCTTAGCAGCACCTCTCAGTAACGAGGGGAAAGGTAGCTAAAGGGTTCCATGCAACTGAACAAGACACCCATGGCAGCTCAAAAGCACTTCTTGGTCCTCGACATCAGGGTGCCCATGGCTAGGGAAAGACGGGCTGAGACAGCAGCTGGTGAGCGGCAAGTTACAAAAACGTCACTGTCTCAACTCCTAAGACAGGGCTCCAGAAGTGATCTTGGGCAGAGCCAACTTCAGACAGGTGGAGTTGCACCTGCCAAAACTGAAAAGTGCCATGGCCTGTGAAGCCACTGAGCCCGCCAGCCTTGCTGTGACTCTCAGCTCGTC includes the following:
- the LOC137849499 gene encoding myosin heavy chain, clone 203-like, producing the protein MSHEQRSISGKSVPSTFQLKELSQQLEMESEKRRQLEAQNCDLQEELSALRGSQEKLEKTNGQLQEEVAYLKDLLKTSKFLASALTTAGSEEAEWPALKEPRKDGNLGNPLLSIPSQKVTNTILTPYPFVLCSPQLKELSQQLEMMSEKRRQLEAQYCNLQEELSALRGSQEKLEKTNGQLQEEVAYLKDLLKTSKTRAASPDMHELSRSPPCASPSKKPTHRSRHADSEEDDGGRKTLQEHTFPDESIEAKLERYKHCCQEERKLRRLPEKKPAKSSSESRQKQAKLHPKHH